A region of Saccharomyces mikatae IFO 1815 strain IFO1815 genome assembly, chromosome: 12 DNA encodes the following proteins:
- the DCN1 gene encoding NEDD8 ligase DCN1 (similar to Saccharomyces cerevisiae DCN1 (YLR128W); ancestral locus Anc_8.322), translating to MRRSLCDSLQSNKTREKGVSPEQKAIESFTSLTKCDLNVSRKYLQRNHWNINYALNDYYDKEIGTFTDEVSTPVHPIVYPKELVQLFEHYSNNSLFDIDSLIKFIEDLGYNLENITTLCLVHLLGYTKLEEPLRREQFLSKWFIEGCSTILDMQECMKRLDIKLRQNLQYFTLIYNYTFHLLLDSYRKDIDINECIQYWKLFFRPEYPVSIEQNLLEAWFRFLHDEGKMMINKDTWQMLLVFFKKYSTVREIMDDYDESAAWPFIIDEFYEYLQDQQ from the exons ATG AGGCGCTCTCTATGTGATTCATTACAGAGTAATAagacaagagaaaaaggagTAAGTCCGGAACAAAAGGCGATTGAATCATTCACCTCGCTGACCAAATGCGACCTTAACGTTTCTAGGAAGTACTTACAGCGTAATCATTGGAATATCAATTATGCGCTCAATGATTATTACGACAAGGAAATAGGGACGTTTACTGACGAGGTCTCGACCCCGGTTCACCCAATCGTATACCCCAAGGAACTGGTACAGCTTTTCGAGCACTACAGCAATAACAGCTTGTTTGATATAGACTCACTGATTAAATTCATTGAAGATTTGGGTTACAATCTAGAAAATATAACAACGTTATGCTTAGTCCATTTACTAGGGTATACGAAACTAGAAGAACCTTTGAGACGGGAGCAGTTTCTGTCAAAATGGTTTATAGAGGGTTGTTCTACAATTTTAGACATGCAAGAGTGTATGAAACGATTGGACATTAAATTACGTCAAAACTTGCAATATTTCACCCTGATCTATAACTATACCTTCCATTTACTTCTGGACTCGTATCGGAAAGACATAGATATAAACGAATGTATTCAATATTGGAAGCTCTTTTTTCGACCAGAGTACCCAGTATCTATAGAACAAAACCTGCTAGAGGCATGGTTTCGTTTCCTTCACGATGAGGggaaaatgatgataaataaGGATACATGGCAAATGTTACTTgtgtttttcaaaaaatattctaCCGTGAGGGAAATAATGGACGACTATGACGAAAGTGCAGCCTGGCCATTCATTATCGATGAGTTCTACGAGTATCTGCAAGATCAGCAATGA
- the SMKI12G1920 gene encoding putative amidotransferase (similar to Saccharomyces cerevisiae YLR126C; ancestral locus Anc_8.320) has protein sequence MTVKKIAILYTDEDNEWSKPWGNFVDMAINLLEQTKKLECVKDEVDYEVFHVQNDVFPQLSNFQKDEYLGVYITGSKYDSFDKEIKWIIKLRSLLKKMLTSKIEYPPVAGICFGHQVIAAALGSSVGRNPKGFEGGVVPLRLNLVGQELFGTQELNLSEVHSDCVFDVPEGYQNWASSEKCPHQGFYKQNKVLTFQGHPEFNSEVAQKGLLKSQDKLGLEEFNRYERQCRELDNNGIQAARSIWKLFLQKI, from the coding sequence ATGAcagtaaagaaaatagcTATTCTTTATACAGATGAAGATAACGAATGGAGTAAACCTTGGGGCAATTTTGTTGACATGGCTATCAATCTATTGGAACAAACTAAGAAGCTGGAATGTGTTAAAGATGAAGTGGACTATGAAGTCTTCCATGTGCAAAATGATGTGTTTCCTCAATTGTcgaattttcaaaaagatgaatATTTGGGCGTATACATCACTGGTTCAAAATATGATTCTTTTgacaaagaaattaaatGGATTATTAAGTTAAGGagtttattgaagaagatgctAACCAGCAAGATTGAATATCCACCTGTCGCAGGAATATGTTTTGGCCACCAAGTTATTGCAGCTGCGTTAGGCAGCTCTGTTGGTCGGAACCCAAAAGGCTTCGAAGGTGGGGTCGTACCGTTGAGATTGAACCTAGTAGGCCAAGAGTTATTTGGTACCCAAGAATTAAATCTTTCTGAAGTTCATAGTGACTGTGTGTTCGATGTCCCAGAGGGGTACCAAAATTGGGCGTCAAGCGAGAAATGTCCCCATCAAGGGTTCTATAAGCAAAATAAAGTACTGACGTTTCAAGGGCATCCTGAATTTAATAGTGAAGTCGCACAGAAGGGACTGTTAAAGTCTCAAGACAAGCTTGGTCTTGAAGAATTTAATAGGTATGAAAGACAGTGCAGAGAGCTGGATAATAATGGTATACAGGCCGCCAGAAGTATTTGGAAGttatttttgcaaaaaatatga
- the ZRT2 gene encoding low-affinity Zn(2+) transporter ZRT2 (similar to Saccharomyces cerevisiae ZRT2 (YLR130C); ancestral locus Anc_8.325) encodes MIDLIVRDDSTDSCQASNDYNGHAGLRILAVFIILISSGLGVYFPILSSRYSFIRLPNWCFFIAKFFGSGVIVATAFVHLLQPAAEALGDECLGGTFAEYPWAFGICLMSLFLLFFTEIITHYYVAKTLGHDHGDHGENTSIDVDVPSSDLAVSNIDSQPASFNNEAVYFIHNNKTPYTTRNEEIGATPIKEKEPSSNITNYDLEAGNTESIANELFPMSSHATNIPSVPGKDHFSHENDHQDASQLGTRIEEEDKEQYLNQMLAVFILEFGIIFHSVFVGLSLSVAGEEFETLFIVLTFHQMFEGLGLGTRVAETNWPESKRYTPWLMGLAFTLTSPIAVAVGIGVRHSWIPGSRKALIANGVFDSISSGILIYTGLVELMAHEFLYSNQFKGPGGLKKMLSAYFIMCCGAALMALLGKWA; translated from the coding sequence ATGATTGATCTTATAGTGAGGGATGACTCCACAGATAGTTGTCAAGCTTCCAATGACTATAATGGACATGCAGGTCTTCGAATTTTGGCAGTATTCATCATACTGATATCGTCAGGATTGGGAGTTTACTTCCCAATTTTGTCATCACGCTATTCGTTCATAAGGCTACCAAATTGGTGTTTTTTTATAGCGAAGTTCTTCGGTTCTGGTGTTATTGTAGCAACGGCCTTTGTTCATCTTTTACAACCCGCAGCTGAAGCTCTGGGGGATGAATGTCTTGGTGGTACGTTTGCTGAATATCCGTGGGCTTTCGGAATCTGCTTAATGTCACTTTTCctgctttttttcactgaGATCATTACGCATTATTATGTAGCGAAAACACTGGGCCATGATCATGGTGACCATGGGGAAAATACTAGTATCGATGTGGATGTTCCAAGTTCCGACCTTGCCGTAAGCAATATTGACTCGCAACCTGCATCTTTCAACAATGAAGCCGTTTACTTCATTCATAACAACAAGACCCCCTATACTACCAGAAATGAAGAGATTGGTGCGACTCCTATAAAGGAGAAAGAACCCAGCTCAAATATCACTAATTATGATCTTGAAGCCGGAAATACAGAATCAATTGCTAATGAACTATTTCCAATGAGCTCTCATGCAACAAATATCCCTTCTGTACCTGGAAAAGACCACTTTTCTCACGAAAATGATCATCAAGATGCTTCCCAGTTAGGTACACGAATCGAGGAGGAAGATAAAGAGCAATATTTAAATCAGATGCTTGCTGTATTTATTCTAGAGTTTGGTATCATTTTCCATTCTGTATTCGTGGGTCTTTCGCTGTCTGTTGCCGGCGAAGAGTTTGAAACTTTGTTCATTGTTTTGACTTTCCACCAAATGTTTGAAGGGTTAGGTCTTGGTACAAGGGTTGCAGAAACGAATTGGCCGGAAAGCAAAAGATATACGCCTTGGTTGATGGGGTTGGCCTTCACACTGACGTCCCCCATAGCAGTCGCAGTAGGTATTGGTGTGAGACACTCTTGGATTCCCGGTTCCAGAAAAGCATTAATTGCTAATGGTGTTTTCGACTCGATATCATCAGGTATCCTAATTTATACTGGGCTGGTGGAGTTAATGGCTCATGAATTCTTATATTCAAATCAATTCAAAGGTCCCGGTGGTCTCAAGAAGATGCTTAGCGCTTATTTCATCATGTGTTGCGGAGCTGCTTTAATGGCTCTACTGGGGAAATGGGCATAA
- the SMKI12G1910 gene encoding uncharacterized protein (similar to Saccharomyces cerevisiae YLR125W), with translation MKLNTEEDNLSSMEGTSQLINKNLDKYLEKNKISHKTSKNRIGSENGDVTNSTEDNHPLMDEGTASMLCTGIPKEGGSCSNEEEDSGSGVEENSDEAEEESTKAYGELVAVLQNYNISLSVLDEPQTKSWLEKYTGVYRSSWHS, from the coding sequence ATGAAACTGAACACTGAAGAGGATAACCTATCAAGTATGGAGGGAACTTCACAACTAATAAACAAGAATCTCGACaaatatttggaaaagaacaaaatttcGCACAAAACCTCGAAAAATAGGATTGGGAGTGAAAATGGTGACGTTACTAATTCAACAGAAGATAACCACCCTCTAATGGATGAAGGAACAGCATCAATGCTTTGCACGGGTATCCCTAAAGAAGGGGGTTCGTGCtcaaatgaagaagaggattCTGGCTCAGGCGTAGAAGAGAATTCAGATGAAGCTGAAGAAGAGTCTACAAAGGCCTACGGTGAGTTAGTTGCAGTCTTACAAAACTATAACATATCACTAAGCGTATTAGATGAGCCTCAGACGAAAAGTTGGCTTGAAAAATACACTGGCGTCTACAGAAGTTCTTGGCATAgttaa
- the DIP2 gene encoding snoRNA-binding rRNA-processing protein DIP2 (similar to Saccharomyces cerevisiae DIP2 (YLR129W); ancestral locus Anc_8.324), with product MVKSYQRFEQSASFGVIASNANCVWLPASSRTKSGSGPGQLITSALENVNVWDIKTGDLMSTLSDGLPPGASDARGAKPAECTYLEVHQDTDLLAVGYADGVIKVWDLMSKTVLLNFNGHKAAITLLQFDGTGTRLISGSKDSNIIVWDLVGEVGLYKLRSHKDSITGFWCQGEDWLISTSKDGMIKLWDLKTQQCIETHIAHTGECWGLSVKDDLLITTGTDSQVKLWKLNIENDKLGGKLTEMGTFEKQSKQRGLKIEFITNTSDGNSFFYIQNADKTIEIFRIRKEEEIARGLKKREKRLREKGLTDEEITKSIKDSYSSLILHPFQTVRSLYKIKSASWTTITSSKLELVLTTSNNTIEYYSIPYEKREPTSPAPLKTHTIELQGQRTDMRSIDISDDNRLLATASNGSLKIWNVKTHKCIRTFECGYALTCKFLPGGLLVILGTRNGELQLFDLASSSLLDTIEDAHDAAIWSLDLTSDGKRLVTGSADKTVKFWDFQVENTLVPGTKDKFLPILKLNHDTTLELNDDILSLRISPDDRYLAISLLDNTVKVFFLDSMKFYLSLYGHKLPVLSIDISFDSKMIITSSADKNIKIWGLDFGDCHKSLFAHQDSIMSVKFLPESHNFFSCSKDAVVKYWDGEKFECIQKLYAHQSEVWALAISTDGSFVVSSSHDHSIRIWEETEDQVFLEEEKEKELEEQYEDTLLTSLEEGNGDDAFKGDATGESVDDEVSGVHKQTLESLKAGERLMEALDLGIAEIEGIEAYSRDMKLWQRKKLGEAPIKPQGNSVLIAVNKTPEQYIMDTLLRIRSSQLEDALMVMPFSYVLKFLKFIDSIMQNKSLLHSHLPLICKNLFFIIKFNHKELVSQKNEELKCQVSRVKTELRNALKSTEDDLGFNVQGLKFIKQQWNLRHNYEFVDEYDQQEKESNGARKRFFETVV from the coding sequence ATGGTTAAATCATACCAACGTTTCGAGCAATCTGCATCTTTCGGTGTAATAGCGTCCAACGCCAACTGTGTTTGGTTACCTGCGTCATCCAGAACTAAGAGTGGTAGTGGGCCGGGACAATTGATCACGAGCGCCCTTGAGAACGTTAATGTATGGGATATTAAAACTGGAGATTTGATGAGTACATTATCTGATGGCTTGCCTCCAGGTGCGTCTGACGCCAGGGGTGCCAAGCCTGCAGAATGTACGTATTTGGAAGTACATCAAGATACGGATTTGTTAGCCGTTGGGTACGCAGATGGTGTCATTAAAGTTTGGGATTTGATGTCCAAGACTGTGCTTTTGAACTTCAACGGCCACAAAGCAGCCATAACATTGTTACAATTTGACGGGACCGGCACACGATTGATTTCTGGTTCCAAGGACTCTAATATCATTGTGTGGGATCTTGTTGGTGAAGTAGGTCTTTATAAACTCAGATCACACAAGGATTCCATCACTGGATTTTGGTGCCAAGGAGAAGACTGGTTGATCAGCACTTCCAAAGATGGAATGATCAAGTTATGGGATTTGAAAACACAACAGTGTATTGAGACACATATTGCACATACTGGGGAGTGTTGGGGCCTTTCAGTAAAAGATGATTTACTAATCACAACTGGTACAGATAGCCAGGTAAAACTTTGGAAGTTGAATATTGAGAATGACAAATTAGGGGGAAAATTAACCGAAATGGGTacttttgaaaagcaaAGTAAGCAACGTGGGTTGAAGATTGAATTCATAACAAACACATCCGAtggaaattcttttttctacaTTCAAAACGCTGATAAAactattgaaatttttaggattaggaaagaagaagaaatagcAAGAggtttaaagaaaagagagaagAGATTAAGAGAGAAAGGTTTaacagatgaagaaattacaaAATCTATTAAAGATTCCTATTCCTCGCTTATTTTGCATCCTTTTCAAACCGTAAGATCACTgtataaaataaaatctgCATCATGGACAACAATCACAAGTTCCAAATTAGAATTGGTGTTGACCACGTCTAATAATACTATAGAATATTACTCCATTCcatatgaaaaaagagagcCAACCAGTCCTGCCCCCCTTAAGACCCATACGATCGAATTGCAAGGACAACGAACGGATATGCGCAGTATTGATATTAGTGATGATAACAGGTTGTTAGCTACAGCATCCAATGGTTCATTGAAAATCTGGAATGTAAAAACGCACAAATGTATCAGAACTTTTGAATGTGGATATGCGTTAACTTGTAAATTTTTGCCAGGTGGGTTATTAGTAATTCTGGGGACAAGAAACGGGGAGTTGCAACTCTTTGATCTAGCATCCTCAAGTCTTTTGGATACCATTGAGGATGCGCACGATGCTGCAATTTGGTCTCTAGATCTAACGTCTGATGGTAAAAGATTGGTAACCGGATCTGCGGATAAAACCGTCAAATTTTGGGATTTCCAAGTTGAGAATACCCTAGTGCCAGGTACTAAGGATAAGTTCCTACCCATTTTAAAATTGAACCATGATACAACTTTGGAATTAAATGACGACATATTAAGTTTACGAATCTCTCCAGATGATAGGTACCTTGCCATTTCATTGCTAGATAACACTGTTAAGgtattctttttggatTCAATGAAGTTTTACTTAAGTTTATATGGGCATAAATTACCTGTACTATCTATTGATATCTCATTCGATTCTAAGATGATCATCACATCCTCAGCtgataaaaatatcaaaatttgggGCTTAGATTTTGGTGATTGTCACAAATCTTTATTTGCCCATCAGGACTCCATTATGAGCGTTAAGTTCCTACCAGAATCgcacaattttttcagttgTTCCAAAGATGCAGTGGTGAAATATTGGGACGGTGAAAAGTTTGAATGTATTCAAAAACTATACGCTCATCAAAGCGAAGTTTGGGCATTAGCAATTTCTACCGATGGTAGCTTTGTTGTTTCTTCATCCCATGATCACAGTATAAGAATTTGGGAGGAAACGGAAGATCAGGTATtcttggaagaagaaaaagagaaggaaCTTGAAGAACAGTATGAAGATACGTTGCTAACTTCTTTAGAAGAAGGAAATGGTGATGATGCATTCAAAGGCGATGCAACAGGCGAAAGTGTTGACGATGAAGTATCTGGAGTTCATAAACAAACGCTGGAATCGTTAAAGGCTGGTGAAAGATTGATGGAGGCATTAGACTTAGGGATTGCCGAAATTGAAGGTATTGAAGCATATAGCAGGGATATGAAGTTATGGCAAAGGAAGAAGTTAGGTGAAGCACCAATAAAACCACAAGGCAACTCTGTCTTGATTGCCGTAAATAAGACGCCTGAACAATATATTATGGATACTTTGTTAAGAATAAGATCCTCTCAGTTAGAAGATGCATTGATGGTTATGCCATTCTCTTATGTcctaaaatttttgaagtttattGATTCAATTATGCAAAATAAAAGTTTGTTGCACTCTCACCTACCATTAATTTGTAAAAActtgtttttcattatcaagTTTAATCATAAAGAACTGGTTTCTCAGAAAAATGAGGAATTGAAATGTCAAGTAAGTAGAGTGAAGACTGAATTAAGAAATGCATTAAAATCTACCGAGGATGATTTAGGATTTAATGTTCAGGGTCTCAAATTCATTAaacaacaatggaatctaAGACACAACTACgaatttgttgatgaatATGATCAACAGGAAAAAGAGAGTAATGGCGCAAGAAAGAGATTTTTCGAAACGGTTGTGTAA
- the APC2 gene encoding anaphase promoting complex subunit 2 (similar to Saccharomyces cerevisiae APC2 (YLR127C); ancestral locus Anc_8.321), with translation MSYQIAPTRDLKVITDELQTLSSYIFHTTIADDLNSLLIWTSPNDPKSNHQLRPPSLRIKNIIKVLFPNSASTSPYSVVNTGQTSNSIVNEGNTNKELQLQLLSTLKEYYIFQVRYHFFSHFENINYLKDIQRWENYYEFPLRYVPIFDLDINGWSLELNSLRHYLLNRNMKFKNNLRTRLDKLIMDDDFDLADNLIQWLNSADGSLSSMELIVNALFNKINKFCEDTMSGVWNKRFMIMETFNKFINQYWSQFSKLIGCPEDDHELTTTVFNCFESNFLRIRTKEIFDICVLAYPNSKVTLLELKKIMKDFKDYANIVTTFLSDFKKYILNPSITTVDALLRYVKTIKAFLVLDPTGRCLHSITTFVKPYFQERKHLVDLLLYAMLDLPEEELKEKITFKVDIKALISLVDTLHDSDISQFTNVMKRNKNKKGPFLWNLKVKGKNGPSPTSQTMIYQHILNYYLTWVPEPNDMIPGSVKSSCIKTNLFEVLLDLFESREFFISEFRNLLTDRLFTLKFYKLDDKWTQCLKLIREKVVKFRETSHVNYITNGILGLPETTAPSADADQSNLNSIDVMLWDIKCSEELCRKMHEVAGLDPAIFPKFISLLYWKYNCDMQSSNELTFHLPIHLKKELQKYSDVYSQLKPGRKLQLCKDQGKVEIELNFKDGRKLVLDVSLEQCSVINQFDSTDNKSISLTLEQLSDSLNITPPRLVHLLDFWIQKGVISKENGVYSVIENCETDFDKVHKDIPMETENNNRGLRNESEAERKCELTLQRSLPFIEGMLANLGAMKLNKIHSFLKITVPKDWGYNRVSLQQLEQYLSALADEGRLKYIANGSYEIVKNEHKTL, from the coding sequence ATGTCATATCAGATTGCTCCAACTCGAGATTTAAAAGTTATTACGGATGAGTTGCAAACACTTTCTTCTTACATCTTTCACACGACTATCGCGGATGATTTGAACTCTTTACTCATATGGACGAGCCCTAACGATCCCAAGAGTAACCATCAGCTACGCCCCCCAAGTCTCCGTattaaaaatatcattaaGGTACTGTTCCCTAATAGTGCGTCTACTTCCCCATATAGCGTGGTAAATACTGGACAAACAAGCAATTCAATAGTTAATGAGGGCAATACAAACAAAGAGTTGCAACTACAACTTTTATCGACGCTGAAAGAGTATTACATTTTCCAAGTTCGctatcattttttttcacattttgaaaatatcaactATTTAAAAGATATTCAACGATGGGAGAATTATTATGAATTTCCGTTACGTTACGTACCTATTTTTGATCTAGACATCAACGGTTGGTCCCTCGAACTTAATTCATTAAGGCATTACTTGTTAAATAGAAATATGAAGTTTAAAAACAATTTAAGAACAAGATTGGATAAATTAATAATggatgatgattttgacCTTGCTGATAATTTAATACAATGGCTTAACTCCGCGGACGGTTCATTATCCTCGATGGAATTGATAGTGAATGctcttttcaacaaaatcaacaaattttgtGAAGATACCATGAGTGGAGTATGGAATAAAAGGTTTATGATTATGGAAACGTTCAATAAATTCATCAATCAATACTGGTCTCAATTCTCCAAATTGATCGGCTGCCCCGAGGATGATCATGAATTGACCACTACAGTTTTCAACTGTTTTGAATCGAATTTCCTCAGGataagaacaaaagaaatttttgatatatgCGTCCTGGCTTATCCTAACTCGAAAGTTACGTTATtggaattgaagaaaattatgAAAGATTTCAAGGATTATGCGAATATCGTAACAACATTCCTGTCGGATTTTAAAAAATACATTCTAAACCCTAGCATTACTACGGTGGATGCTTTGTTGAGATATGTCAAAACTATTAAAGCGTTTTTGGTCTTAGATCCAACAGGAAGATGTTTACACTCGATAACTACATTTGTCAAACCATATTTTCAGGAGCGTAAACACTTAGTAGACTTATTACTATATGCAATGTTGGACTTgcctgaagaagaactaaaGGAGAAGATTACTTTTAAAGTAGATATTAAGGCGTTAATCTCACTTGTAGATACTTTGCATGATTCTGATATCAGCCAATTTACGAATGtcatgaaaagaaataaaaataaaaaaggcCCCTTTCTATGGAATCTCAAGgtcaaaggaaaaaatggacCTTCCCCGACAAGTCAAACGATGATCTATCAACATATACTTAATTATTACTTAACTTGGGTACCAGAGCCTAATGACATGATTCCTGGTAGTGTTAAATCAAGTTGTATCAAAACAAATTTATTTGAAGTACTTTTAGATCTTTTTGAATCGAGAGAATTCTTTATATCAGAATTTCGAAATTTGTTGACTGATAGATTGTTCACTCtgaaattctataaattGGATGATAAATGGACACAATGTTTGAAGTTGATAAGGGAAAAAGTAGTCAAATTTAGAGAAACAAGTCACGTCAACTATATAACAAACGGCATATTAGGACTGCCCGAAACAACTGCTCCCTCAGCAGATGCAGATCAATCCAATCTTAATAGCATTGATGTAATGCTCTGGGATATTAAATGCAGCGAAGAGTTGTGCCGCAAAATGCATGAAGTTGCTGGATTAGATCCAGCAATATTTCCGAAATTCATTTCGCTGTTATACTGGAAATATAACTGTGATATGCAGAGTTCCAACGAACTAACATTTCATCTACCAAtacatttgaaaaaagagcTACAGAAGTATTCTGATGTATATTCACAGTTGAAACCTGGAAGGAAGTTACAACTGTGCAAAGACCAAGGAAAAGTAGAAATAGAGTTAAACTTCAAGGATGGTAGGAAATTAGTGCTGGATGTTTCCTTAGAACAATGCAGCGTAATAAATCAGTTTGACTCTACGGATAATAAATCGATTTCTTTGACATTGGAGCAACTATCCGACTCGCTAAATATTACACCTCCAAGACTCGTTCATTTGTTAGATTTTTGGATCCAAAAAGGCgtgatttcaaaagagaacGGAGTTTATTCCGTCATAGAGAATTGCGAGACAGATTTTGACAAAGTACATAAAGACATCCCAATGGAGACTGAGAATAATAACCGTGGCCTACGTAATGAATCTGAAGCAGAGAGAAAATGTGAGTTAACGTTACAAAGAAGTTTGCCATTCATCGAAGGAATGCTGGCTAACTTAGGTGCCATGAAACTTAATAAAATCCATTcgtttttgaaaatcacGGTGCCAAAAGATTGGGGATATAACCGGGTCAGTCTCCAACAACTAGAACAGTATTTAAGTGCTCTAGCCGATGAGGGCAGGTTAAAATATATTGCCAATGGCTCATACGAAATAGTGAAAAACGAACATAAAACCTTATGA